In the genome of uncultured Fibrobacter sp., the window GGCTTTGTTTAATCCTTGGCCGTTTTCGGAGTCAATGACTGTGCCCGAGAATGTCCATTTGGAGTATTCGCTATCTGTTGAGTCAGAAACAGAACAAGCTGTAGCAAAAAACATGGATAAAAAGGCGGAAATGGCCAATTGGATTTTTTTATGCATTTTTCTTTATCCGGTTAAAGAGGTGGAGAAAAGATAGAAAATATGGATTATTGGGCGGATGAAACTAATCTTTTTTAATGTTATTTTGTTTTACTTTGTAAAAACAAATTTTCATACATGTAATAGAAGGTAATATGTTCTTTACTTTATAGGAAATTATGCATTAGTTTGTTATATTTCATATATATATGTGCCTAAATTAAGGAGTTTAAAATGGCCGAAAATGTTGAAAAAAAGGATAATCAATCTGCTGTTGTCTGGAATGATGCGAACATGAAAAATTTGTATGCCAATGCAACCAATGTTATCGCTGGTCGTGAAGAGGTGATTATGCTTCTTGGTGTGAATAATGCTTGGCAAATGGGGCAAGAAAAAGTCAATGTGGATATTGCCGAACGTGTGATGATGACCCCGTTTACCGCAAAGCGCCTTGCAATTATGCTTTCTGCCACTTTGCGAGCTTACGAAGCCAAATATGGTGAAATTGATATTGGATTGCCAACTACCTCTAATAACGAGGCTAAAAAAGCCTAATCTTTTTTAAAGGCCGGGTGCTGGTTTGCCCGGCTTTAAATTTTTTTTTAGATAGAAAGGGATGTCTTTCATGAAGAAACA includes:
- a CDS encoding DUF3467 domain-containing protein, producing the protein MAENVEKKDNQSAVVWNDANMKNLYANATNVIAGREEVIMLLGVNNAWQMGQEKVNVDIAERVMMTPFTAKRLAIMLSATLRAYEAKYGEIDIGLPTTSNNEAKKA